In the Theobroma cacao cultivar B97-61/B2 chromosome 1, Criollo_cocoa_genome_V2, whole genome shotgun sequence genome, one interval contains:
- the LOC18613962 gene encoding exportin-2 yields the protein MEWNPETLQFLSQCFLHTLSPQPEPRRAAESSLSEAADRPNYGLAVLRLLAEPSVDEQIRQAAAVNFKNHLRTRWAPSNEPNAGPAFSPILQPEKDQIKTLIVSLMLSSSPRIQSQLSEALAVIGKHDFPKSWPTLLPELISNLQKAAQSADYASINGILGTANSIFKKFRYQYKTNDLLLDLKYCLDNFAAPLLEIFLKTASLIDSTVASAGDGSPVTLRPLFESQRLCCRIFYSLNFQELPEFFEDHMREWMGEFKKYLTVSYPSLDSSANELALVDELRAAVCENISLYMEKNEEEFQGYLNDFASAVWSLLTNVSQSSSRDKLAVTAMKFLTTVSTSVHHTLFANEGVIPQICQSIVIPNVRLRDEDEELFEMNYVEFIRRDMEGSDLDTRRRIACELLKGIATHYKKQVTDIVSIQIQNLLSSFATNPSANWKNKDCAIYLVVSLATKKAGGTNVSTDLVDVQTFFTSVIVPELQSQDVNGFPMLKAGALKFFTMFRGQIQKPVAFQLFSDLVRYLGSESNVVHSYAASCIEKLLLVKEEGGKARYTSADITPCLPVLMNNLFNALKFPESEENQYVMKCIMRVLGIADISSDIAGPCIGGLTSILNEVCKNPKNPIFNHYLFESVASLIRRACERDASLISAFEASLFPSLQTILANDVTEFLPYAFQLLAQLVELNRPPISPSYMQIFVLLLSPDSWRRSSNVPALVRLLQAFLQKAPHELNQEGRLNQVLGIFNMLISSPSTDEQGFYVLNTVIENLEFGVISSYMSNIWNVLFMRLQNRRTVKFQKSLVIFMSLFLVKHGATNLVDTMNAVQANIFLVILEQFWIPNLKLIAGAIELKLTAVASTRLICESPVLLDAAAARHWGKMLDSIVTLLSRPEQDRVDEEPEMPDIAENVGYTATFVKLYNAGKKEDDPLTDIKDPKHFLVASLAKVSALTPGRFPQIINENLEPANQAALLQLCSTYNCTIV from the coding sequence atGGAGTGGAATCCCGAAACCCTTCAATTCCTCTCGCAATGCTTTCTCCACACACTCTCTCCCCAACCGGAACCTCGACGCGCCGCCGAGTCCTCCCTATCTGAAGCCGCCGATCGTCCAAACTACGGACTCGCCGTGCTCCGTCTCTTGGCGGAGCCTTCCGTCGATGAACAGATCCGTCAAGCTGCAGCTGTTAACTTCAAGAACCACCTCCGAACCCGTTGGGCTCCCTCTAACGAACCCAACGCCGGTCCCGCATTTTCCCCGATCCTCCAACCCGAGAAGGACCAGATCAAAACCCTAATCGTCTCTCTCATGCTATCTTCTTCCCCTCGCATTCAAAGCCAGCTCAGCGAAGCCCTAGCCGTTATTGGGAAGCACGACTTCCCCAAATCATGGCCGACTTTACTTCCAGAGCTTATCTCCAATCTTCAAAAGGCTGCCCAATCTGCAGACTACGCTTCCATTAACGGTATTCTCGGAACTGctaattcaatttttaagaaatttaggTATCAGTATAAAACAAACGATCTTTTACTTGATTTGAAGTATTGTTTGGATAATTTCGCGGCTCCATTATTagagatttttcttaaaactgCTTCCTTGATTGACTCAACTGTTGCTTCTGCTGGTGATGGTTCCCCTGTGACCCTCCGGCCTCTCTTTGAATCCCAGAGGTTATGTTGTAGGATATTCTATTCATTGAACTTTCAAGAATTGCCTGAATTCTTTGAGGATCATATGAGAGAGTGGATGGGTGAGTTTAAAAAGTATTTGACAGTGAGTTACCCTTCACTTGACAGCAGTGCAAATGAGCTAGCATTGGTCGATGAACTTAGGGCTGCAGTCTGTGAAAATATTAGTCTTTACATGGAAAAGAATGAGGAGGAGTTTCAAggatatttaaatgattttgcaTCCGCTGTTTGGAGTTTGCTTACGAATGTGTCTCAGTCTTCAAGCCGTGACAAACTGGCTGTTACGGCAATGAAGTTTTTAACAACGGTTAGTACGAGTGTGCATCATACTTTGTTTGCAAATGAGGGAGTGATACCGCAGATTTGTCAGAGTATTGTGATTCCTAATGTGCGGTTGAGAGATGAGGATGAGGAGCTTTTTGAGATGAAttatgttgagtttataaGGAGGGATATGGAGGGGAGTGATCTTGACACGAGAAGAAGGATTGCTTGTGAACTCCTTAAGGGAATTGCAACTCATTACAAAAAGCAGGTGACTGATATTGTTTCAATTCAGATACAAAATTTGCTGAGCTCGTTTGCTACAAACCCTTCTGCCAATTGGAAGAACAAGGATTGTGCCATATATTTAGTTGTTTCGCTCGCAACCAAGAAGGCTGGGGGTACTAATGTCTCAACTGATCTTGTGGATGTTCAGACCTTCTTTACATCAGTTATTGTTCCTGAGTTGCAAAGCCAAGATGTGAATGGGTTTCCCATGCTCAAGGCAGGTGctcttaaatttttcaccaTGTTTCGTGGTCAGATACAAAAACCTGTTGCATTTCAATTGTTCTCAGATTTGGTTCGATATTTGGGTTCAGAATCAAATGTAGTTCATTCTTATGCCGCAAGCTGTATAGAAAAACTTTTGCTTGTCAAGGAAGAAGGGGGAAAAGCAAGATATACTTCAGCAGATATTACTCCTTGTCTCCCAGTGCTGATGAACAACCTTTTTAATGCATTGAAGTTTCCAGAGTCTGAGGAGAATCAATACGTGATGAAGTGTATAATGCGTGTTCTAGGAATTGCCGACATTTCCAGTGATATTGCTGGACCTTGCATTGGTGGGTTAACATCTATTCTCAATGAAGTTTgcaaaaatccaaaaaatccAATTTTTAACCATTATCTTTTTGAGTCTGTGGCCAGTCTTATCAGACGGGCATGTGAGAGGGATGCCTCTCTTATATCAGCTTTTGAAGCAAGCCTCTTTCCAAGTCTCCAAACCATCTTGGCCAATGATGTGACTGAGTTCTTGCCATATGCATTCCAGCTGTTGGCTCAGCTTGTTGAATTGAACAGACCACCCATATCTCCAAGTTACATGCAGATTTTCGTGCTTCTCCTCTCCCCTGATTCATGGAGGAGATCATCAAATGTTCCAGCCCTTGTGCGTCTGCTTCAGGCTTTCCTTCAGAAGGCGCCCCATGAGCTCAATCAAGAGGGGAGACTGAACCAGGTGCTTGGTATATTCAACATGCTGATCTCATCTCCTAGCACTGATGAACAAGGCTTCTATGTGCTTAACACTGTTATTGAGAATCTTGAATTTGGTGTCATATCTTCCTATATGAGTAACATCTGGAATGTCCTTTTTATGCGCCTTCAAAACAGGCGTACTGTAAAGTTTCAGAAGTCTCTTGTGATTTTCATGTCACTCTTTCTAGTCAAGCATGGGGCCACAAATCTTGTGGACACGATGAATGCTGTTCAGGCCAACATATTCTTGGTCATTTTGGAGCAGTTTTGGATACCCAATCTTAAGCTGATTGCTGGAGCAATTGAGCTTAAGTTAACTGCAGTTGCTTCCACCAGACTCATCTGTGAATCTCCGGTTCTTTTGGATGCCGCAGCTGCTAGACACTGGGGTAAAATGCTGGACAGTATTGTTACCCTTCTTTCACGACCTGAGCAGGACAGAGTCGACGAAGAACCAGAAATGCCAGATATTGCAGAAAATGTGGGATATACAGCCACTTTTGTTAAACTTTACAATGCTGGGAAGAAAGAGGATGATCCTCTGACTGATATAAAGGATCCAAAGCATTTCTTAGTAGCTTCATTGGCAAAAGTTTCTGCACTTACCCCTGGGAGATTCCCCCAGATTATCAACGAAAATCTTGAGCCAGCAAATCAAGCAGCATTACTTCAGCTTTGCAGCACTTATAATTGCACGATAGTCTGA
- the LOC18613963 gene encoding ethylene-responsive transcription factor ERF023 yields MEQPPYTEDDLNTSTTSPESTTTAETHPKHDSKRGGTRHPVYRGVRKRRWGKWVSEIREPRKKSRIWLGSFPVPEMAAKAYDVAAFCLRGRKAQLNFPDEVEDLPRPSTCTARDIQAAAAKAAHSVVSSKKSQESSEDGDGHGADDFWGEIELPELMNSGCQWNSCGWTFTGDGSWLEGEAQQQQQFLACL; encoded by the coding sequence ATGGAGCAACCACCATACACTGAAGATGACTTGAACACCTCCACCACCTCCCCTGAATCCACCACCACGGCCGAAACTCACCCGAAACACGACTCCAAGAGAGGCGGCACGAGGCATCCCGTCTACCGGGGTGTCCGGAAAAGGCGGTGGGGCAAATGGGTGTCGGAAATTAGAGAGCCACGCAAAAAGTCGCGCATTTGGCTAGGCTCATTCCCCGTGCCAGAAATGGCCGCCAAAGCCTACGATGTAGCGGCGTTCTGCTTACGGGGACGTAAAGCGCAGCTTAATTTTCCCGACGAAGTGGAGGATTTACCGAGACCGTCGACGTGTACGGCTAGAGATATTCAGGCCGCGGCAGCAAAGGCGGCGCATTCAGTAGTTTCGTCGAAAAAAAGTCAAGAATCATCCGAAGACGGGGACGGACACGGCGCTGACGATTTTTGGGGCGAAATTGAGCTGCCAGAACTGATGAACAGCGGGTGCCAATGGAACTCATGCGGGTGGACATTCACCGGCGATGGGTCGTGGCTGGAAGGAGAGGCTCAGCAGCAACAACAGTTCTTGGCATGTCTCTGA